The Uranotaenia lowii strain MFRU-FL unplaced genomic scaffold, ASM2978415v1 HiC_scaffold_62, whole genome shotgun sequence genome contains the following window.
GATAGCTTTTTTGTAGTTGCGTTCCTGTTGGTCCAGCAGAGACTTCCTGTAGTGCTTCTCCTGCTCCCAGCACTGCTTGGCTACAACCGATTCTTCGAGACGTTCAATTTCTTTGATCCGTTTGAGGACCATGCAGTGAAGGATTCTTCGATCGTGATCCGTGAGTTGAGTGCCTTTCTGGTCCAGCATTTCGGTAATCTTGGAAGAGTGCAACCGGTTGCAGATGTTCTGCATATCGTGGTTGGCCTCGCCAATCATGCTTCCCTTGTAGGTGGATAGATCGCTTGTCGAAAGACACCGGGCCGGCTTCATCGTTGCCTTCAGTAACCGTGGGTTTCCGGGAGTGACTTTCGAGGACATGCTGGATGTGCTACGTTTGCTACGATCCGTGGACATTGGACGGACCTTTCGTTGGTAGTGAGGTTTCTTGGGCTGATCTCCGGATTGTTCCGACGTGAGCTGACTATTGCTATCGAAACGTGTTAGCTCTTCGAAAATTTCCTCGTCACACCACTTAGGTGAATTCATTCCGTCGCACGCAGTTTCGCAACTTGGCGGGGGTGGGGGTGAAAAATTGTAGTTGAtgttaaaattataattgtagCAACAGCTGTAGCTCATAGATGTAGAATTTTGACCACTCTGACACCCAGGACTAGGCCCTGTCGGATGTCGTTCCGATGGTTGAACATTTCTAGAAATCAAACGCCTCGGGCTGCTGGGCATCACAGGTGACAGGGACAGCGAGGACGATGATGATGGCTCCGATGCTGTTGGTGGAGGTGCCGGTGAATTCCCCATCCCATCTAATTCAAAAGATAGCACACTAAAATCATCACTTGGAAGGCACTCAATTTTCGAAGATTTGAAtttacttttcagttttttctttaactttaaCATGATTAAAATGACGAGAGAATAACTCTAGTGAAGGGATAAAACGCGTAGcttgaataaaaacaaagctCAGAACTAGTGAAAGTGTTGCGATGTGATCGATCCAACGGTAGAAATTTCGAAACGACGTTGCCAAGGAAGCGACACGGCGTTCCGGTCTATTGAAAAGGGTTCCGCTGCCGTTTGGCGCGTAAACATAATACAGCTCTGCCCTCGTGAGGGTTGTTAAGAAATTTTCCTATTCTTGATAGATTGCAGACTTAAGCACTATAACGGAACTATTCCAAGTCGGATGTGATGAGTGCTAATCATTAAGGAATGCGTCGTTGTGCGTATCAAAAGAGGGGGTAATTGTGCAATACACACACGCACTTTTGATTGGTTGGAAGGAAATTCCTTCGTTGTTGGCTAGTTGAAAGATATAGGTAGATAGACAAGAAcgaattcttttcaaaattcgttaaaaagtttatttctatgatttttttttatattgtttaaattACATTGTTTTATTCATCTCTACCAGGcaacattttgaacttttaaatattttagagaaattatgattttaattacATACCCATCCAGTTTAACTGTGTTGTGGTTAGGTCCTCCCCAGGGTAGCTATAGaaccccgagcagactttgatgcctaaacCGATAgcaaacaataaacaaaattagcTATCAATGCCACAATGATATCATAATTAAGTATCGCCTTTTTTCCCGATGGCAAAATAAGGTTTCACTGAAGCATCAAAATGTCGAAAGATGATACCAAACCAATTCCTAAATAAGTCATAGAGACCAAAATGAACTGCTAAACCTAGGTATTTTctcgtttttgaaattttattctgtaATATTAACATGAATCGGAATATGAATCTAGAATATGAAATCATAGGCCAAAAGATCTTAAATGTAGATAGgaactgtatttgaaaaacaaaattcaacactttcttttgtaaataacaaataacttttgaatggatgcaaattgatgacatttttttagtaaaacttCCTAGTAATGTGATGTTGATATgtgcaaaattataattttgacgCGACTTTGAAAATGCAGCCTCATTAAAAGACCTCAAAACCACTGAAAATCAAACATAATTCCATTTGGTAAAATCTTTTAAAGAGATCTATTGCATTCGATGGTGAGCAAAAATTTGACTTATAGCGAAGACGATTGACGAACTCAACTaaacaaatactttttttcagatattttcatCGCTTGGTATGATTCAACCCCGAACTGAATAAATactgtgatatttgattaaaaaagaaaaccttTTATAAGCTAAAATTCtctttatttgaaatcttttaataCAGTAGTACCAAAAAGTACAAATACAAATAGACTAAAATGGAtggaagttaataaaaataaatgctaGCGCACAATTCCCTAACGGTGgatgtttccaatttttttctatcttaaaaaacttgaataaaagtaGGTtcacaaaagtttaaaaaacaaaaataaaaccgaGTATAGAAAATAGCAAGACAACATTGTCTTTTACTTATGGCAATCAAATGCAAATATTTGAGCAACAGAACTATAGGACTAAACCGTGTGTACTGTACGTGTGTCTATGTATGTGTGATCGTAAGTTGCTAAGTAAATGCCAAACTTATATAGTTagttaaaaaaccaaaaatatttcCAATAATTAGAATTGCTTGTTTCACATTGCTAAAAACGTTTGCGAATTTGTTTTGCTACTACGTTAAAAACACGATCGATCGAAATGGTTTCTaagatttttgttaatttttctcacGATTAAAATCCGACTGTGTATAATTTTTCGCTTAATACTTTCTAAGGTTAGCGATTGATTCGTTttagaaaaacgaaaatttgtCTTTTGTCTCTCGTTCACATTACGCGCCATTTGCAATAGAAAATGGCTATCACACTTACAtttctgttgttttgttttcttttttaacttACAAGCTAGAGATGTATAAAGAAATTGGGGTTAAAAACTTGCGCTAGCGTCCCTCGAGTTCGCTGAGGGAAGAATACTTTTaagtaaacattgaaaaatgacgGGCTGCTCGCACAATTGGTAGATGCTGCTGGTTTATAGATGTATGGAGTATTTTTCCAGAGATGAGCTGTTGAAATCCTTATGAGTTGGCACGTATCTGCGCTTGGTGCTCATTTGAGCACGGCAGTGTAGAAAATGTACATCAAGATGTAGTAGATCGAGGTCATTATGGATCGAGCAGCTCCGCGTGACCTTAGTCATATATGAAAAGAGGATCCGTTGTTATGCATTCGAACTGGCGATTCGAAATTGATTATTATTCTGTTCTGGCTCGGCTGATATAGTCGAAGGTAGTACAGGTAACCTTCGTCGTCGATGGTaaagaatttgttgaaatctcGATTGATGATAAGTCTTTCTGCGGAACCGATCAATTTGATGCAGGACAGCAGCTGGGGTTTGTTGGATGGACCGACCTTGTGAAGCCACTGCTGAGCAGCTTCATCGAAGTCGAACATAAACGATCCGTTGCGGGCAGGGCTGGCGGCCATTGGTGAAGAGAGGCCCGAAGAACGGCTTCCGAACGAAGATCGGTGTATATCCAAGGCATTCGATGTTATAGATGGACGAGATTTGTAACGATTGGAACGCCTTTTGATATCGAACGGATCTAGCCGAGGATTGTTGATAACGTAGTCCAAGCTCCAGAACACGATCTGTTCACCAATGCTGACTAAAATGTGAGGACTGTTGGGATCAAGCCAGGGACTAAAATACATCGAAGCTATAGCGTATTTGTGCGATTCGAGAGTGGCAATAAGTTTGTGATCTTCGGTATTGTAAATTTCAATAGCACCCTTTTTGTAACCTATGGCTAGCACCTCGCCGTTGGTAGACAATGCACAGCTCGAGATACGACGCGGCAGAGAGTTTTCCGATTGTCCGTAAATGTAGAGCAGTCGTAGCTCTAGAGAATTTTGTTCGTCTAGGTATATTCCTAATTGCAAAATAGCACCTTTGGTCGTACATATGATCAGGTATTGCTCATTAAAAGCTGATGCAGCATACGTTAGGCTGTAGTCGAGTCGATATTCGCTTTCCTCGGTCAGTATGTTGATGATCTGGAatggaattcaaatttcattaactttttaaacataaaagagCAAACCCTTGCAAGGTGAGCACTGAAAAAGATTTCTGTACTATTAAAAGGTATTTTTGATTTATGAATCCGATCACGAGTTACTAAATAGATTCTGAATATTTATATTGAATGGTGGTTTACATTCAATTCGGATGAGCACCTAGCAAAGagtttgatgaaaaacaaaatcctttTCGAAATAGCAATGCAGTCATTATATTTATTAGGAAATACATGAAAACTCTTACCACGCTTACCTAGTGTTAGTAACTTGCTAATTGATTGGAATATCGCCTTAATCGAAGGTTAGTGAATGCAAGAAATAAAGAAACAGTCTACCTACCATAACAGAGCAGTTTTCGTAAACAAGCACCAGATACCGTTCCATGAACATGTAACATTCACTAAActctttttcgattttaattttggacacaCCATCTATCAGGATTATGCAACTCTTATCAGTCGCAGCAACCAGCACCTTGGTTTCCTCGTAATACTTGAGCAAATTTATTGCTTGTTTCATGTTTAGGATAACCTTGGGTCTAAGATTCTCATCATTTGCGGTACTCCATTCCTTCAATCGTAGTACTTCCCCATTTTTTAATCCTAAATAGTATTCAGAACTAGTATGGATCAATTGGCGGATATCGCTATTCAATGGAAGATTTTCGACCATTGGAATCAGCTTCTGGAAATCATCACaatcttgaa
Protein-coding sequences here:
- the LOC129760472 gene encoding uncharacterized protein LOC129760472, with translation MLKLKKKLKSKFKSSKIECLPSDDFSVLSFELDGMGNSPAPPPTASEPSSSSSLSLSPVMPSSPRRLISRNVQPSERHPTGPSPGCQSGQNSTSMSYSCCYNYNFNINYNFSPPPPPSCETACDGMNSPKWCDEEIFEELTRFDSNSQLTSEQSGDQPKKPHYQRKVRPMSTDRSKRSTSSMSSKVTPGNPRLLKATMKPARCLSTSDLSTYKGSMIGEANHDMQNICNRLHSSKITEMLDQKGTQLTDHDRRILHCMVLKRIKEIERLEESVVAKQCWEQEKHYRKSLLDQQERNYKKAIKQKRSIEEIEKSQRKQRLARLEQQQIERIQNEICQKDIRSTNLLKTLEIKKGIKECEKKNRELKRIEDATVNQEEKILDKDIWRQSLADHMEERVQRAEEIRHRVLTVYRQRVRIDNQLERNMHAQNLKQTLEQERFKLIQLQERILARESRFQKFKDSKKRIFDQLKNRAKATAALRDMVKLSISPDACAKVIVPNQHRMVNVVHVK